In Brassica napus cultivar Da-Ae unplaced genomic scaffold, Da-Ae ScsIHWf_613;HRSCAF=907, whole genome shotgun sequence, one DNA window encodes the following:
- the LOC125604739 gene encoding uncharacterized protein LOC125604739, with translation MFPRRTRSEEPMMTSPRYGQRNSENHRVYSNLEVTDDSAIAQGNNHCYEHEHESTGRNPTDSHMGYEQEERYEDLRERNQAPDMYGSRRNFATTHNPRQNESEFMHRERTPEPRCRQEQRTAGSSDPLIVLVQGLLDRLDHRTGELSERRPSSPPDYLKMVTLMKKFGTVRYPGGTDPFEASTWLRNLEKNFRAIHCPDNFKKDVEIYYLTKDASDWWDNVEEYYMGREIDWEDFKTEFERKYFPPEAKDRLEIQFLELTQGNRKVREYEAEFTKLRKYSPYGARNEGALIRRFIRGLRADLASRLQVVKFHSLYELAEIAVNVEEGMEKEQAMMKHAEPSRRTEVLGVRRMNNKGQFNRGRGQGRRNDRRFTNGPDVCYTCGGTGHFSSSCPYSQGRKAPDYITCFSCGEKGHYANSCPHKRQVTLPAPPTRLAIEPAPKRQAVGKQVNALELGKPEPQQPHQGPITGK, from the coding sequence GTGAGGAGCCAATGATGACATCACCAAGATATGGACAACGTAATTCTGAAAACCACAGAGTCTATTCAAACCTTGAGGTAACAGATGATTCTGCGATAGCACAAGGAAATAACCATTGCTATGAACACGAACATGAGTCGACCGGGAGAAATCCGACGGATTCACATATGGGCTATGAGCAAGAAGAACGATATGAGGATCTGAGGGAGAGGAATCAAGCACCTGATATGTATGGATCAAGGCGGAATTTTGCAACAACACATAATCCAAGGCAGAATGAATCTGAGTTCATGCACCGGGAAAGAACGCCCGAGCCACGTTGTAGGCAAGAACAGAGGACAGCTGGGAGTTCTGATCCTCTTATAGTATTAGTACAAGGCTTGCTAGATAGACTTGATCATAGAACCGGTGAATTATCAGAGCGAAGACCATCCTCCCCTCCTGATTACCTGAAGATGGTCACGTTAATGAAGAAATTTGGAACCGTTAGATATCCTGGAGGAACAGATCCCTTCGAAGCGTCAACATGGCTGAGGAATTTGGAGAAAAACTTTCGGGCGATCCACTGCCCTGATAATTTCAAGAAGGATGTGGAAATATACTACTTGACCAAAGATGCTTCTGATTGGTGGGATAACGTGGAAGAATACTATATGGGAAGAGAGATCGATTGGGAAGATTTTAAAACGGAATTTGAACGGAAATACTTCCCACCTGAAGCAAAAGACCGGCTGGAGATTCAATTTTTGGAGTTAACTCAAGGCAACCGGAAAGTCAGGGAGTATGAGGCAGAGTTTACAAAGCTAAGGAAATATTCTCCTTATGGAGCAAGGAATGAAGGTGCACTAATTCGAAGGTTTATAAGAGGATTGCGAGCGGATTTGGCTAGCCGACTGCAAGTAGTGAAGTTTCATAGCCTTTATGAATTGGCGGAGATAGCGGTAAATGTTGAAGAAGGTATGGAAAAGGAGCAAGCCATGATGAAACATGCAGAGCCATCTCGCAGAACTGAAGTGCTAGGAGTACGAAGAATGAATAATAAAGGACAATTTAATCGAGGGAGAGGCCAAGGAAGAAGGAATGACAGACGGTTTACGAATGGCCCAGATGTGTGTTACACTTGTGGTGGTACAGGACATTTTTCTAGCAGTTGTCCTTATAGTCAGGGAAGAAAAGCCCCTGATTATATTACTTGCTTCTCGTGTGGTGAGAAAGGGCATTATGCCAACAGTTGTCCCCATAAGAGACAAGTTACGCTTCCAGCACCACCCACTAGACTAGCGATTGAACCAGCCCCGAAGCGCCAGGCAGTTGGAAAGCAAGTGAATGCTTTAGAGTTAGGAAAACCCGAACCACAACAGCCCCATCAGGGACCGATCACAGGTAAGTAG